The Glycine soja cultivar W05 chromosome 3, ASM419377v2, whole genome shotgun sequence genome window below encodes:
- the LOC114406282 gene encoding uncharacterized protein LOC114406282 → MNFRSLEDFWAFYMNQHSKASTRRWHFAGTLFSILFFFCSLLFSWWFLLLVPFSGYGCAFYSHLFVERNFPETLRHPFWSLMCDFKMFGFMLTGNMDREIKRLGKRPVLQVF, encoded by the coding sequence ATGAATTTTAGGAGCCTGGAAGATTTCTGGGCCTTCTACATGAACCAGCACTCCAAGGCTTCCACAAGGCGCTGGCACTTCGCAGGAACACTCTTCAgcattctctttttcttttgttcccTCTTGTTCAGTTGGTGGTTCTTGCTCCTTGTCCCTTTCTCTGGGTATGGATGTGCCTTCTATAGCCACTTGTTTGTAGAGAGGAATTTCCCTGAGACTTTGAGACACCCCTTTTGGTCCCTCATGTGTGACTTCAAGATGTTCGGGTTCATGCTCACTGGCAACATGGATAGGGAGATCAAAAGGCTTGGGAAGAGACCTGTGCTGCAAgtgttttga